One Amorphoplanes digitatis genomic window carries:
- a CDS encoding LamG-like jellyroll fold domain-containing protein, which yields MPVVIVGASGAASAECATLAKPDVRSASKLARSCGKPVSVESVRNFTYRLMANVDGSFTSTEWTKPHWMRKSDGTWRDVDTTLRKNVDGSVSPIASPYPVTLSGGGDSILARQVSNKQELVWNWTAGTLPKPKLSDSTATYAEVLPGVDLLVQVDGYGFSEVLVVKNAVAARNPALSQVKFALSGDGLSAAGLAGTAGSVNAAISENFTVGEAYMWDSARSDVPMPTSAPASDVKDATISDAGGPGNGAAQAVVPMRMDGTTLVLSPDTAMLTSPVTKFPVYIDPKSSAPVRSYWTMINSGHTTQSYWNYDRSSHAKVGNAGDGTNMYRSLFQFSTSAWKGKTVTAAEFHVDLEHSWSCSNTSTQIHVLSNATIGSGNTWSNTSSSTIWGSSLDTASNENCDDASGVDTEWQSAALTSAVNGKASAASIVVGLRAADESSAANGWKKFDETSGAGGAQLSVTYNTAPSATNLVLDGVACKTSSSPAILSTLGSPAHNPVPKLTVTDAEGDKSTVTFTYPKAGGGTTTSSVANVTSGASAQLVGGIPAANIPSGTTVYSWSVSVTDGVKASAAGPCYFRIDNTIPAPPTVTSADGVYVDDDALHGGVGKPGKFTITGTKGINKYVWGPGPANPANTVTTTDGAPVTVSYTPTVMGSNSIQVIGYNAAGTASAMGGKSFLANGPAAPTDVWALDGDGSDSASGARPLTTTGVTWTPDGRSVGASVATFNGTSSAATAATSVVTDTSFAVSAWVRPRAINGANDTAIVSQDGTDATGFTLGMRSVSGAARWSFLIKDTSAQTSTTRAAYSATALTSADVNRWVLLVGVYDISAAQLRLYVNGTLAATTTSGATPWKATGKFVVGRGMSSGVPGLWFNGDVSGVRVWDRVVYQSDVNDLGTASLAGDWTLSDAGGSDNTTRHPVTFYNGPTPAFDELNATPALGFDSALKQFGLASGPAVRTDTSYSVSAWVQPAVVSTTSANGYMTAVSQDGTQTSGLQLQFRWDIGTPDTAQWCITGRSTDVSSHSVSPPPPATPMACARILNGTTVLTPAANTWTHLVGVYDANAGALKLYINGALQATTPYTATWNAAGQVMIGGRRDTGTTGGRGDYWHGALDSVKLFNGSLTDAQITNLYQFGDAFYQNN from the coding sequence GTGCCTGTCGTTATCGTCGGCGCGTCTGGTGCGGCATCGGCGGAATGCGCCACGCTGGCCAAGCCGGACGTGAGATCTGCGAGCAAGCTCGCTCGTTCGTGCGGCAAACCCGTGTCGGTGGAATCAGTACGCAATTTCACATATCGCCTGATGGCGAACGTTGACGGTTCGTTTACCAGCACCGAGTGGACAAAGCCTCACTGGATGCGTAAGAGCGACGGTACCTGGCGCGATGTGGATACGACATTGCGTAAGAACGTCGACGGCTCGGTGTCGCCCATCGCTTCGCCGTACCCGGTCACCTTGTCGGGCGGCGGAGACTCGATTCTGGCGAGGCAGGTGAGCAACAAGCAGGAACTCGTCTGGAACTGGACGGCGGGTACGCTGCCCAAGCCCAAGCTGTCTGACTCGACCGCCACCTATGCCGAGGTCCTGCCCGGCGTCGACCTGTTGGTACAGGTCGACGGCTACGGCTTCTCCGAGGTGCTCGTCGTCAAGAATGCGGTAGCTGCGCGCAATCCTGCGCTGTCTCAGGTCAAATTCGCCTTGTCGGGCGATGGCCTTTCCGCGGCGGGTCTTGCCGGTACGGCGGGCAGCGTCAACGCGGCCATCAGCGAGAACTTCACCGTGGGCGAGGCCTACATGTGGGATTCCGCGCGATCCGACGTGCCCATGCCGACCTCCGCTCCCGCCTCGGACGTGAAGGACGCGACGATCAGTGACGCCGGCGGGCCCGGCAACGGCGCAGCTCAAGCGGTGGTCCCGATGCGTATGGACGGCACCACTCTCGTCCTGTCGCCCGACACCGCCATGCTGACTTCGCCGGTCACCAAGTTTCCCGTGTACATCGACCCCAAGTCCAGCGCGCCGGTGCGCTCTTACTGGACGATGATCAATAGTGGTCACACGACGCAGTCGTACTGGAACTACGACCGCAGCAGCCATGCGAAGGTCGGCAACGCCGGCGACGGCACGAACATGTACCGGTCGCTGTTCCAGTTCTCCACCTCGGCGTGGAAGGGCAAGACGGTCACGGCTGCGGAGTTCCACGTCGACCTGGAGCATTCATGGTCGTGCAGCAATACCAGTACCCAGATCCACGTCCTTTCGAATGCCACGATCGGGTCCGGCAACACGTGGTCGAACACCTCCTCGTCGACGATCTGGGGTTCGTCCCTCGACACGGCGTCGAATGAGAACTGCGACGACGCGAGCGGTGTCGACACCGAGTGGCAGTCCGCGGCGCTCACCTCTGCCGTCAACGGCAAGGCGTCGGCAGCCAGCATCGTCGTCGGCCTGCGGGCTGCCGACGAGTCATCGGCCGCCAACGGCTGGAAGAAGTTCGACGAGACGTCCGGAGCCGGCGGCGCGCAGCTGTCGGTGACCTACAACACTGCCCCCAGCGCGACTAACCTGGTCCTGGACGGGGTGGCCTGCAAGACCAGCAGCAGCCCGGCAATCTTGTCGACGCTGGGATCACCCGCTCACAACCCGGTCCCCAAGTTGACCGTCACGGATGCTGAGGGCGACAAGTCGACCGTCACCTTCACCTACCCCAAGGCCGGTGGCGGAACCACGACCTCGTCGGTGGCCAACGTGACGAGCGGGGCCTCTGCGCAATTGGTCGGCGGGATTCCGGCGGCGAACATCCCCTCGGGTACGACCGTGTACTCCTGGTCGGTTTCGGTCACTGATGGCGTCAAGGCGTCTGCGGCAGGGCCGTGTTACTTCAGGATCGACAACACGATTCCCGCACCGCCGACGGTCACCTCCGCCGACGGCGTATACGTCGACGACGATGCGCTGCACGGTGGCGTGGGAAAGCCGGGCAAGTTCACCATCACTGGAACCAAGGGCATCAACAAGTACGTATGGGGCCCAGGCCCTGCCAACCCTGCCAACACGGTGACGACGACCGACGGCGCCCCGGTCACGGTCTCCTACACACCCACCGTAATGGGCAGCAACTCGATCCAGGTCATCGGCTACAACGCGGCCGGTACCGCGTCCGCGATGGGCGGGAAGTCATTCCTGGCCAATGGCCCGGCGGCCCCGACCGACGTGTGGGCGCTCGACGGCGACGGTAGTGACTCGGCGTCCGGTGCTCGTCCGCTGACCACGACCGGGGTCACCTGGACGCCCGATGGCCGCAGCGTCGGCGCGAGCGTCGCGACGTTCAACGGGACGTCCTCTGCCGCGACGGCGGCCACGTCCGTGGTGACCGACACGTCGTTCGCGGTCTCCGCATGGGTACGCCCCCGTGCCATCAACGGCGCGAATGACACGGCCATCGTGTCGCAGGACGGAACAGACGCCACCGGGTTCACCCTCGGCATGCGCTCGGTAAGCGGAGCAGCCCGCTGGTCGTTCCTCATCAAGGACACGTCGGCGCAGACCAGCACCACCCGCGCCGCCTATTCCGCGACGGCGCTGACCAGCGCCGATGTCAACCGCTGGGTGCTGCTGGTGGGTGTGTATGACATCTCCGCCGCGCAGCTGCGGCTGTACGTCAACGGAACGCTTGCGGCCACCACCACCTCTGGCGCGACGCCCTGGAAGGCAACCGGCAAGTTCGTGGTCGGGCGGGGGATGTCCAGCGGCGTTCCGGGGCTGTGGTTCAACGGTGACGTCTCCGGCGTACGTGTCTGGGATCGTGTCGTCTACCAGAGTGATGTCAACGATCTGGGCACGGCTTCGCTGGCCGGTGACTGGACGCTGAGCGATGCCGGCGGCTCCGACAACACCACACGGCACCCCGTGACGTTCTACAACGGACCGACACCTGCCTTCGACGAACTGAACGCCACGCCGGCGCTCGGCTTCGACTCGGCATTGAAGCAGTTCGGTCTCGCATCCGGTCCTGCGGTGCGTACCGATACGTCGTACTCGGTATCGGCGTGGGTGCAGCCCGCCGTGGTGTCCACCACGTCCGCGAACGGCTACATGACCGCGGTTTCCCAGGACGGAACACAGACCTCAGGTCTGCAACTGCAGTTCCGTTGGGACATCGGCACGCCCGACACCGCACAGTGGTGCATCACGGGCCGATCCACGGACGTGAGCAGCCACAGCGTCAGCCCGCCACCACCGGCAACGCCGATGGCATGTGCCCGGATTCTCAACGGCACGACGGTGCTCACTCCTGCGGCGAACACCTGGACACACCTGGTCGGTGTTTATGACGCGAACGCCGGTGCGCTCAAGCTCTACATCAACGGCGCTCTCCAAGCCACTACGCCCTATACGGCGACGTGGAACGCGGCGGGCCAAGTCATGATCGGCGGTCGGCGAGACACCGGTACGACCGGTGGTCGTGGGGATTACTGGCACGGCGCTCTGGACAGCGTGAAGCTCTTCAACGGGTCGCTCACCGACGCTCAGATCACCAACTTGTACCAGTTCGGCGACGCCTTCTACCAGAACAACTGA